The Orcinus orca chromosome 20, mOrcOrc1.1, whole genome shotgun sequence region TCTCTTTCCAGTCTTGAGTCCGTGAAGTACAGTTTTCTCCTCAGGAAGAGACGGAGCTCTGGGAGAGATCAGCTCCTACTTACTAAGGGTAGTTAACTCTTTGTTTAGCTCACATTGGGTGCTGGATGGTGAAGGTTCAAGTTCTCACTTCTTGGGCAATTTCATAATAGAAAAGCTGGTAAATTGAGCAAGCCAGGACACCTTTAGAAGTCTGAGCCAGAAAGGCTCGAAGGTAAAACAAACTTGCCTGCTCTCAGTAAAGAATGACTTATTCCAGAAGAACTGGGATAATAGTCGAGCACGAGATAAATACACGAGTGGAGGAGTGGCGAGCTGAGGAAGATGGAAGGGGTGGGTGTGTACACATAGGGTAGAAAAGGAGTATTTTTGCTCTTACGGGAATTGACTTTCTATTTTACTTGTGTATCGAATAAACATAGTTAAATCAAATTGTACTAGCCAAGGTTTAGAAGGATTCTGTATTatcttaaagaataaagaaaactataatatgaagagaaattaaaataaccacACTGGGGAAACTGACCACGGCTGACTTGACTGCTCTGGGCTCTGCAGGGAGTAGACACTTGGGCATTCCCAATTGTCACAGCACCAGTGTGGTCTTCTACTTGGGGGCCGGTATTTTCTATACACGTCAAACCTCTTCTCCGCCGGGATGCTGACCACATTTCCGAAAGACCCCAGAGAAACAGCACAGCTGGAGTCAGGCACTGTGTCACGATGGGCCTGTCTCTTCAACTTTGACAGTAGTGAAAGTGCTAAATGTCTTGATAGAGGAGGTCATATTTGGGAATATTCTTGGGATCAATAGGACTTTGAACAATAAGTTTTCCCCTCATTGCACCTCGATAAATTACTTCAATCAAATCTATGAAGTCTTGTTTGGTTTTGAAACTTCCCACGAACTTAGTGTGATCTGGAGACCTAAATAGCATAGGAGAGAAACAACCTCGCTCAAAACTTTTCATAATTACTTGTCAGACCTTcaggataaacaaaataaatagcagCTGTTATTTTCTTCTGATCAGGGAGCCTTTAGACACAAAGCCTGACACTGATTTTCCCTTTGCGATTACAGGGCCCATTTGATATACGACTAAAACCAGTGTTGTGGGCCGCTGGGAGAGCATGTAAGCCCTACCAGGTGCAAAGCTTCTGCTTCAAAACCTATTTAATCACTTCTCAACTCATCATCAAGTAGTATTCCCTGGGTGTTagcatgggcttagtttgttgttgctgttgttgactAGACACTGTGCAAAGTCCATTAACTTGTCCTTGTCTCTGAGTTCTAGTCACTTATACTTCTGAGTGGTAGGTGCAatattacccttttttttttttttttttacttttcaagtaTCAAGTATGTTTACTGTAGAAgcagtttaggaaaaaaaaaatgaggccatAGGCCACATTTTGGTATATACCTTTtcaagcttgtgtgtgtgtgtgtgtgtgtgtgtgtgtgtgtgtgtgtgcatttctttttttcagagtCATGAGAATCATATCATGTAAACTATCTTGTAAGGTGCTTTTTTCAATGAACATATAACATAGTTCTTTCAAAGTCATTAAACATGCATCTCCCATACCATATTAAATTAATTTCTAGTATGCTTCTGTAGACATCTAGCTTCTTTCTAAGTATTTTGTCTTCTAAATAATGGTGGGATGGATGAAGATCTATGTAGCCAATTTTGGCCACTTTCATGACtattttccttcagataaatcccTGGAAATGCAATTGCTGGGttaaaaattgtatacattttaagGTGGTAAGTAGTATCATAAATCACCCTCtgaaaatattcaccaaactaATACATATATCAACTGTATTCTAGGAGAATAAATAGCtataaaacacttaaaacagATTATATTTAATACACTTTCAAATAAATGATGACAAAGCAGGCACACAGATCTAGACAAGTGGACTCCTTGACCACAGTAAGAAATGATAGGATTATTACGGATATATTCAAAATTAATAAGTATTGGGATGCCGACTGGATGGAGGGGAAGGCATTAAagatttcatgttatttttttttttaagattttttttttgatgtggaccatttttaaagtctttactgaatttgttacaatattgcttctgttttatgttttggttttttggcctcgaggcatgtgggatcttagctccctgaccagggatcgaacctgcaccccctgtgttggaaggtgaagccttaaccactggaccaccagggcagtccctcatGTTACTTATTCTTGACAGACTTTGTTGAAGAATGACTTCAAATTCTCTGAGTGAGAGAAGACAGGAAATTTGGCAAGACAAAAGCATGTCTTAATTTGCTGAAGGATTACTTCTTTTATAGATGCAGTCTATGAGTTTCAAAAGGTTAAGAACAAATGACCTACTTTGTTCTAAATAAAATTCCTGGGAAACTTTTGAAAAAGCTGTTCTGTATTTCTACACTGAAAGATGGCGAGTGCTTCACAAACTGTACTATTCTCTCACACTTAAGTTAAAATTCACCACTCATactggaaacactctcattttgTACCAAAGTTCCACATAAAAAAATTAGAGAGTGCATCAACTCAGGAAACAGTACCAGCATAAGACTCACAAAGCCCGCATCACATGCAAATAGGTGAGCTACTGAAACTGCCTGgataaaagaaacttttaagaCTATAATAACTTCATGTCAATATAACTTACCCATAATCCACTTTCATATGCTGCCCATTGAAGAAAAACACGGTAGATGGAATATAACTGATGTCAAAATAGTGTGTATAAACTGGGGTTTGGTCCACGTCTACCAGATATATAGCAGCCATTTTACTTAAGTCAGGAGAGGTCTTAGAAAGCTACAAATGAAGAGAGAGATGTGGGTTACAACTTGAGGGCAGCAACGTTTCTTCTGTGAACCTTTTTACTGGAAGAgaattttctgtttgaaaaaaattCCCGGGCCAAGAATCTAGCCTGTTTGAGTTCCACATTAGACACAGTGTAACCTTATCATTCAGAGTCTGAATCACTGTTGGCAGGGTAATGAAAGGGCCCTAGGCAAATTGTGTGAATatatttctgcttctttttttttcttctatttttgatTGTAAagtttttataaactttttatgGATTTATAAAATCCATACTCgcttaaataaaaaacaaaacaactcagaAATATGTACTACAGACAATGGAATTCCCCCACATCTCTTCCTTCCAATCTCCCCATAGATGataattatgataaaaatagCAAACACTTACATGGCACTTGTTATGTGCTacatgttctaagtgctttacacttGTTGGctcctttaatccttacaacattcCTATGAGGTATGCACTGCTACAGTCACCGtttcacagatgagcaaaccGAGGTATGGGCAGGTAATGTGCCCCTGGTCACATGGCTGTACGCAGTAAGGTTAGGATTTGAACTCGGACAGCTTGGCTTCAGAgtctatactcttttttttttttttttttgcggtacgcgggcctctcaccgttgtggcctctcccgccgcggagcacaggctccggacgcacagactcagcggccatggctcacgggcccagctgctgtgcggcatgtgggatcctcccagaccggggcacgaacccgcgtcccctgcatcggcaggcggactctcaaccactgcgccaccagggaagccccagagtctaTACTCTTGACCTCTGTGATATTCCAAACCCTCTGTAGTTGAGGGTAAAATGCTGTGGCCCCTGCCCCCCAGATTAACACAtcatacccttttttttttttttttttgctgtacgcgggcctctcactgttgtggcctctcccgttgcggagcacaggctccggacgtgcaggctcagcggccatggctcacggacctagccgctccgcggcatgtgagatcttcccggaccggggcataaacccgtgtcccctgcatcggcaggcagactctcaaccactgcgccaccagggaagccccacaccctCATTTTTAACCACAGAAGTGGGGTTTCTTACACTGTATCCACACTGAGGGTGGCAGCAGTAGAAATGGTGGGTGAGGTCTCAGTCCTGGGTAAGTCTCTCTCCACAATAAACAGAGACAAGGATCAACTTACTCTGTCCCATACTCCCCTTCCTATTCATCAGACTGTGAAGATGTGTTGTGAAATCAGAGATTATCATCAGGAACACACTGGAGGCAGCACACTCGAAAAGCATATTTGCAGGCAGAGAAAAcaaagttcaaatcccagctctgcaattTAGTGGTGCTGTGCCTGTGGGAAGTCACCTGACCTTCCTGGCATTCATCTGCCCCCCTTGGGAACAGTAATAGCAATTATCCCCATGCTGTGAGCACTGAGTAAGACAATGTTCATAGACTCTTGTTAATAATGTTCCTGGTCTTCCACTGAATTGCTGGTGAAACTGAGCTTCGGCAGCTGCTACTGAGGAAGGGCATCCAGGGCAGATTCAGCACAATCACAGATTTGGGGGTTCAGCTCAGGGCAGGCACACGATCGGCTCTTAGTGAAAGTGTGCTAACAAATGAACAGCTATATCCCCGGGCCCTGCCTGCTCCCTTTCattcattttgcagatgtggaagTGAGAATGTATAGCTTTTTAATAAAAAcgatttacttaaaaaattcacTTACAATATCATCTAGTTGCAGACAGACAGGATCCTCGTCTCTCCCGAACCTGAGAACCAGCACCTTCTCTGCAGTACTTTTTATCGCCTGGTCCACTTCTTTTTTGCTACTCAGCTTGGGTAACAGGAAGCTCATGTTGAAATAATCCAAATATCAATCCTCACTGTCAGTCCTGAAAGTTGAAATGTTTAAAGACATTAAGTGCATGAgtcctaattttaaaacatttttaatttttgtagtaggtaatgtgtatgtattttttttccagaggaaaaaaggTTTCACACAACACAGGAACAACAAAGTAAAAGGAACACACTAAATGCACAAACTGGCGGCAAGTAAGCCCACCAGTTAAAAAGGAACAATATAGAAAAGTATATTGTCTCCCCTCAACTGGCTTAGTTCCCAGTGCCCTGTAAGTAGTTACAAGGTAACAACCTTCATTAGTTTCTCACATACCTTCCAGAGTTTTGTTATGCATTCACAAGAAAATATAAACGGGTTCcaaagttttctcccttttttactcAAAAGAGAGTGTATTCTTTCAGTCAGTGTTCCAGCAGGAAAGAGGTGACTTCCTCAAATTTGGTAATCTGAAGACTTTCATTAAGGAAACGTATAGGAAAACAGCAGGGTGTAGTGCAGGACCCTGGGCTAGTAGCAGTGGGACAGGGCGCTGTTCTCGCCCGCAGGCCTGAAGGAGCCATGGGAGGGAGTAGTTACCAGAACTGTGTGGCTGAGATTGCTGGAGCAAATGACAGACGTCCAGCACACGTACTTTACCCACTCTTCTGCACTTTGCACTTTACCTCACATGTGAAGACCATCACGTATCTCTGTGTAGAAAACTCACACATTTTTTGTCACAGTGCCACACTATTTCATGCCCGTTCCATCCTTTTTTAAACAGTCTTTTATTGACGGACATTTTTATTATCATGAGTCTGGTTTAAAGATCCTTGGTGTATGTCTTACTGAGTATACCTCATCACATGGCAAACAGATCAATTAAGAGtgtgtaaaaaccacaaacacacatacacaaaacaaatagtaaaatacTGAGATAGAAGGGGCCTCTCATTTTCAGACTAGTTTGCTCATAGTTACACCTCTAGctacaaaaaaaagaactagaatcCACGCCATCCAATTTCTAGTCCAGTGTTCCTTCTACTACAAGTCCTATTTTTATGATTGAGAAACTCTATGATCAAGGAGCTTTACTTTTGATCCATCCATGAGACTCcattaagatatttaatattcTGAATTCAGTCCCAAATGTATCTTATGCTACAAAAAGGgaggatttctttctctctctcttttttttggtgaCAAGTCACATTTTAAGATATGAATTACTAAAAATTCACATAGGAGATGAAATTGTTCTAGTAATAggtcacactttatttttttaaattaattaattaatttttggctgtgttgggtcactTGCTGcacgtggcctttctctagttgaggcgagcaggggctactcttcgttgtggtgcacgggcttctcattgcggtggcttctcttgttgcggagcacgtgtTCTAGGTTTGCAGGctccagcagttgtggcttgcgggctctagagcacaggctcagtagttgtggcgcacaggcttagttgctctgcggcatgtggaatcctcccagaccagggctcaaacccgtgtcctctgcattggcaggtggattcgttaccactgcaccaccagcgaagtcccaaaAGGTCATACTTTAAATAGAGAAGATGATTGCCAGAAGGGACTTCTTCAAGTCGGAGTGGCAGAACAAAttactgatgaaagggaaagtcAGAAAGAAGATGGATCTGTCCCACCACTAGAATTCAAACAAACAGCAACTTCTGTAAGTTACTGATAAAGAAGAGGAAGTGGTGGGAGAGCAAAGCTGTCAACGGGGAGTGGGGAGATAAACCTGTAAGAGGGTGGGACTGGATAAATGTtggaaagaggagagggaaatTGAGACCACACCTAAGAAAATGtccacagcaaaggataccaatggaaaattcacaaaagaagaggtaaaaatggacaaatataCTGGGAAAGTTAAGCTTTACCAGTAAGTAAAGGAAAGCAAGTTAAACGATATATTTTCAAATCCATTAATTTGGCAAAGATTAAATGATAACGGCAAGAGTGTGAGTGAAGGGGCAGGCATTCAGAGTCCCTGCTGGAATGCAGAGAAGCAAAACTTTTCTAGAAAGAAACCTGAATACTCTTTgaccaacaattccacttctgagaattTATTCCTAGTAAATAAATAGACATATGCACAAAGATCAACGTACATttataatggtgaaaaactgcaaaCAACCTGAATAGCCATCAGTAGGGGAATGAGGAAATAAACGATAGTATAGCCACTGCAACGTACTAGCACACTGTCATTATATGCCGTGTTAGAGATGAATAACTGAAAAACCCTCgtgataaagaaaacaaagttataaaaCAACAGTATATAAAGTGTGATCCCACTTTTGTACAAAATCTAACTATAATACACATGTACATATTCACAtagaaaaataactagaaatgaATATCCCCAAAGACCATCAGAGATGTTATCTCTGCGTGTGAACAGACGAGTGACTTTTACTTACACTGGGCTGCGCgtctttattttccccaaatatccgacatacatactttttaaaaatttttatttttggctgcgttgggtcttcgttgctgcgagcgggctttctctaactgtggcgcgcaggggctattcttcgttgctgtgtgtgggcttcttggcgtggtggcttcttttgctgcggagcacgagctctagagcgcaggctcagtagttgtggcgcacgggcttagttgctccgcgcatgtgggatcttcccggaccagggcttgaacccttgtcccctgcattggctggcggattcttaaccactgcgccaccagggaagaacgacatacttttttttttttttttcggtacgcgggcctctcactgttgtggcctctcccgttgcggagcacgggctccggacgcacaggctcagcggccatggctcacgggcccagccgctccgcggcatgtgggatgtgggatcttcccggaccggggcacgaacccgtgtaccctgcatcggcaggcggactctcaaccactgcgccaccagggaagccccaacatacTTTTAATGATGCCAGTGGTTGGGCTACTCCTGGCCCA contains the following coding sequences:
- the TXNL4B gene encoding thioredoxin-like protein 4B, encoding MSFLLPKLSSKKEVDQAIKSTAEKVLVLRFGRDEDPVCLQLDDILSKTSPDLSKMAAIYLVDVDQTPVYTHYFDISYIPSTVFFFNGQHMKVDYGSPDHTKFVGSFKTKQDFIDLIEVIYRGAMRGKLIVQSPIDPKNIPKYDLLYQDI